A DNA window from Capnocytophaga sp. ARDL2 contains the following coding sequences:
- a CDS encoding FixH family protein, whose protein sequence is MKWNWGTGLVVGMLAFMIFILQYVIRVQVNPDYDNELQLKDYYQEEVNIDKNHRAQQNANELGSAFSIAKNQDGIVISFPETMEKSQVVGQVKLYRPSNQKLDTQVTISLKDSYEMLLPKEQLQSGKWEISVSFSYQGKEYLKKIEIVL, encoded by the coding sequence ATGAAATGGAATTGGGGAACGGGATTGGTAGTAGGAATGCTTGCCTTTATGATTTTTATTTTGCAATATGTCATCAGAGTACAAGTAAATCCCGATTATGATAACGAATTGCAATTGAAAGATTATTATCAAGAAGAGGTAAATATTGATAAAAATCACCGAGCACAACAAAATGCCAACGAATTGGGAAGTGCTTTTTCGATAGCTAAGAATCAAGACGGAATTGTGATTTCTTTTCCAGAAACGATGGAAAAGTCTCAGGTTGTAGGTCAAGTGAAATTGTATCGTCCGTCCAATCAAAAGTTGGATACACAAGTAACGATTTCTCTCAAAGATTCGTATGAAATGTTGTTGCCAAAAGAGCAATTACAAAGTGGAAAATGGGAAATTTCGGTTTCGTTTTCATACCAAGGAAAAGAGTATTTAAAGAAAATTGAAATTGTACTATGA